The region ATGCGGGGTCATCTTCTTCCAGAACATACCCAGGATGAAGGTGGCAAACAGCGGGGCGTTGAAGAAGCCGAAGAGCGTTTGCAGATAGTCCATGACGTTGGAGAAGTTCTGCGCCAGCAGGGCGGTAAAGATGGCGATGACGGTGGCACCCACGGTGGCCCAACGACCAAAGCGCAGGTAGTAGTCATCGTCGCGATCCTTGACCACGTAGGTTTGCCAAATGTCGTAGGAAATCACGGTGTTAAATGCCGAGATGTTGGCAGCCATACCGGCCATAAACGCCGCCAGCAGGCCAGCGATGGCTACACCCAGCAGACCATTCGGCAGCAGGTCGCGCATGAGCAACAAGATGGCATCGTTAGGCTCTGCCCTGCCCTCAGCGAGGTCAGCAACCAGGACGGAAGCGACCATGCCCGGGATGACCACCACGAAGGGGATGAACATCTTCGGGAAAGCGCCGATAATCGGCGTCTTGCGGGCCGCAGTAATGGAATCCGAGGCCATAGCGCGCTGCACCTCGACGAAGTTGGTGGTCCAGTAACCAAAGGACAGCACGAAGCCCAAGCCCAGCACGATACCGACCACGGACCACACCGGGTTTTCAAAGCCAGAAATTTCCGTACCCGGCCAGGTGTGGAAGTGCGACTCAACGGCCACGGCTTCCTTTAGGCCGTCCCAGCCGCCGACGCGGTTAAGACCAATAATGGTCAGCGGTGCCAGTGCTGCCACGATGACGAAGAACTGCAGCACCTCGTTGTAAATCGCAGCCGACAGACCACCGAGAGTGATATACGACAGCACGATGATTCCGGCAACCAGCAATGCCACCCACAGCGGCCAGCCCAGCAGGGCTTCCACAATCGTGGCCAGC is a window of Corynebacterium camporealensis DNA encoding:
- a CDS encoding sodium:solute symporter family protein; translated protein: MEPSVLRLDASWVDYALVAVYFVFVLGIGWAAKAKVSSSIDFFLSGRGLPAWVTGLAFVSANLGAVEIIGQSANGVQYGFQTMHYFWIGAVPAMVFLGIVMMPFYYGSKVRSVPEFMRKRFGNGAHLVNAISFALAQLLIAGVNLFLLATIVEALLGWPLWVALLVAGIIVLSYITLGGLSAAIYNEVLQFFVIVAALAPLTIIGLNRVGGWDGLKEAVAVESHFHTWPGTEISGFENPVWSVVGIVLGLGFVLSFGYWTTNFVEVQRAMASDSITAARKTPIIGAFPKMFIPFVVVIPGMVASVLVADLAEGRAEPNDAILLLMRDLLPNGLLGVAIAGLLAAFMAGMAANISAFNTVISYDIWQTYVVKDRDDDYYLRFGRWATVGATVIAIFTALLAQNFSNVMDYLQTLFGFFNAPLFATFILGMFWKKMTPHAGWSGLVAGTASAVLYWYIATFTDATASIFNLPGQGTAFVAAGVAFAVDILVSVVVTMFTTPKPDHELVGFVSSLTPKGHFDDYTEKSLPWYQRTVPLGCICLAMAVGLNVVFA